A single window of Rubripirellula lacrimiformis DNA harbors:
- a CDS encoding DNA/RNA helicase domain-containing protein produces MTATFPFRDTPQSEKPSTLEAWITRREDAIKLRFKPSVDFQFPLNQHTDDGWIYRSFRGNKWQKINKAERQSYLKNAYRVLLTRARQGMVICVPDGDAKDPTRAPEFYDSTYQYLKSIGMDEL; encoded by the coding sequence ATGACCGCCACCTTTCCCTTTCGGGATACGCCACAAAGCGAAAAACCTTCCACACTGGAGGCGTGGATCACGAGGCGGGAGGACGCCATCAAATTACGTTTCAAGCCATCGGTCGATTTCCAATTCCCGCTGAACCAGCACACTGACGATGGATGGATTTACCGTTCGTTTCGAGGAAACAAATGGCAAAAGATCAACAAAGCAGAACGTCAGTCATACCTGAAGAACGCGTATCGAGTGCTGTTAACGCGGGCAAGGCAGGGAATGGTAATCTGCGTTCCCGATGGCGATGCTAAAGATCCAACACGGGCGCCCGAGTTCTATGACTCGACCTATCAGTACCTGAAGTCGATCGGAATGGATGAGCTTTGA
- a CDS encoding IS3 family transposase, whose translation MVDYTKYWHERTEIGIGQLLRWIELPTSKYHNWKRRYGKVNAHNGKVPREWWLEDWEKQAIVDFHDKNPLEGYRRLTFMMLDEDVVAVAPSTVYRVLKAAGRLDRKSNKASQKGNGFKHPLKAHAHWHVDISYINAGGTFFYLITILDGYSRYIVHHELRESMTELDVEIVCQAALEKHPGVKPRIISDNGPQFVAGDFKSFVRHSGMTHVKTSPYYPQSNGKLERWHKSLKVESIRPNCPRNAAEAIKLISEYVHHYNEVRLHSAIGYVTPADFLAGLAPEIHSERDRKLEEARMRRRSTSRSSDSELAVAG comes from the coding sequence ATCGTCGACTACACCAAGTACTGGCACGAACGAACTGAGATCGGAATCGGTCAGCTCTTGCGATGGATCGAGCTGCCCACCAGCAAGTATCACAACTGGAAGCGACGTTACGGCAAGGTGAATGCCCACAACGGCAAAGTTCCCAGGGAATGGTGGCTGGAAGACTGGGAGAAGCAGGCGATCGTCGATTTTCACGACAAAAACCCGCTCGAAGGTTACCGAAGGCTGACGTTCATGATGCTCGATGAAGACGTGGTGGCGGTCGCTCCGTCGACGGTCTACCGCGTGCTCAAGGCCGCAGGCCGACTGGATCGAAAAAGCAACAAGGCATCGCAAAAAGGAAACGGATTCAAGCATCCGCTGAAAGCCCATGCGCACTGGCATGTCGACATTTCCTACATCAATGCTGGCGGGACGTTCTTCTACTTGATCACGATTCTCGATGGCTACAGCCGGTACATCGTGCATCATGAACTACGCGAGTCGATGACCGAACTGGACGTGGAAATCGTCTGCCAAGCGGCTTTGGAAAAACACCCCGGCGTGAAGCCTCGGATCATCAGCGACAACGGTCCTCAATTCGTCGCCGGTGACTTCAAGTCGTTCGTCCGTCACAGCGGGATGACGCATGTAAAAACCAGTCCGTACTATCCACAGAGCAACGGCAAGCTCGAGCGGTGGCACAAGTCGCTCAAGGTTGAAAGCATTCGTCCGAACTGTCCACGAAATGCCGCCGAAGCGATCAAGCTGATCTCGGAGTATGTCCATCACTACAACGAGGTCAGGCTTCACAGCGCGATCGGCTACGTTACGCCGGCTGACTTCCTGGCCGGATTGGCACCGGAAATTCACTCCGAACGAGACCGTAAACTCGAAGAAGCTCGGATGCGTCGGCGTTCGACGTCGCGCAGTAGTGACAGCGAACTTGCAGTTGCCGGATGA